The Setaria viridis chromosome 6, Setaria_viridis_v4.0, whole genome shotgun sequence genome includes the window TAGTCTCCACAGCTTACGGCCTGCACCCATGTTATCACACCCACAGTGATGGAACAGTAGCCCTCAAAATCAACCAATAGTTGTGACTACCACAGTACGACTTGCAGTAGGAGGGCATGGTGTCATCTCTTTGATGAATAGCCTTAACTATACAAATTTCTTTTGTTCTTGGTCTAGCTTGTTAACCCTTGTCAGATTAGTAGATTACAAGGAACCTCAAGTTTGTCACCTTGTTGTCGCACCATAGGAATTGTATAGTTTAGGTCTTTAGCAAATTTGCAATTTAATGATCATAGTGGCATTATGCACTTTTCTCTTACATAAGAGGGGTTTTTTTACCTTCAGTATTATGGCTCTGTAAGAGTGTTTCGAACAACATAAGTCATTATCTAGGAAAGAGAAACCCTGTGAAATACAAAATGCTTATGAATTATGGTCCTTCAAGCATCTGTAGTATTTTTCTGAAGTTCCTTTTTGTGGCTCATTTATGTCCTTTTTTTGTTGTAGATTTCTGACAAGCTTCATTCGCACATGCAGCCCAGTGACATGGTATGTTTTTTATTATTGGAGTATGAGTTGTATAGATCCTTGGCACATGCCCTACTCGTAAGTTGTTCAGTCATTGTATCCTGGAATGTACAGTTATGTTTTAGGAATGGCTGTTTATGATCTTTGTGTCATGCCATTTCTTAtgaaactactccctctgtcccaaattactattcgttttggctttttcaggtacataattttttatatgcacctaaatatatactatgcctagatacatagcaaaagttatgtatctagaaaagccaaaatgaatagtaatttgggacggagggagtagatccTAATGAATTAATTGAGGGAGTTGAAAAGATATGCAATCATATACTTCATTCCATTAAGCCATAGTTATGGATATATAAGAGTAAATGTTGGGTATGGGCTAATCCTATAGTACCTGGCCCTACAAGGCCAACTTCACGTCGTATGAAAATGATATGATATCTGTGACAGCAGGACAACTTGATGGATAATCCCCCTGTGGTCAAGGATGCTGAATTGGACAATGAGATCTGCAGAATTCCAGAGGATAAAGATGGCAATGGGAAAGAAAAATCATCAGAGCGTTCAGGAAAAGCAGAAGAGGCTACCAACAAAGCCACTTCCAATGAAAATAATGAGCCAAATGGTGTGCTAGGCAAGAACTTTGTGGATATACACACTGAAGCGGATCAGAGTGAATTTAAATCAAGAGCAGAGAGAAGCATGGAGTTGGGAGAAAATGCAAATGGACGTGACTCAATATTAGGACAAGAGATCTCAATGGGAGAAAATCAAATGTGTCGAAACCTATGTGAACAAGAATTAAGATCAGGTAAAAGGAAGAATGCCAGTAATAAAAGCGCTAAATTTGGTTTGGGTAACGGTGTAGTGACACCAGATCATGCTGATGACAATCCTCCTGAAAAGCTGCTGCATGTTCCACATGTGGATAAGATGACTATTATAGATAAACAACACACTCAGCCAGAATATTGTCGTGAGAAAGGCCGAGAAGGTAATGCGAGCCATGCTTTTCAAGAGGAGCCAAATAATGAGCGAAATCATGTGCTAGACAAGATCTTTGTGGATATACACGCTGATGTGGATCAGAGTAAATTTAAATCAAGATCAGGGAGAAGCATGGAGTTGGGAGAAAATGCAGATGGAGATGACTCAATATCAGGACAAGAGATCTCAATGGCAGAAAATCAAATGTGTCGAAGCCTGTGTGAACAAGAATCAAGATCAGGTAATGGGAAGAATGCCAGTAATGAAAGTGCTAAATCTGGTTTGGGCGACGTTGTAGTGACACCAGATCATGTTGATGGCAATCCTCCTGAAAAGCTGCTGCGTGTTCCTCATGTGGATAAGATGACTATTACAGATAGAAAACACACTCAGCCAGAATACGGTTGTGACAAAGACCAAGAGGTTAATGCGGGTCATGCTTTTCAGGAGGAACCAAATAGTTCTCGATGCGATGTTAATCGTAAAGCGATGGCCATAGATACTTCAGGTGACAAGtcaagaaagagaagaaagctCAAGGAAAAAGCAGCTGATGGTAACAACACAGACTTGGATAAGAACAAGAGATGCAATCACATTGAAGATAGGTGGCCCAATGGTTCTCGGTGCCATGATGAGAACGGTAGAACTGAGGTTTCTGAATATAAATCCATACAGAGTACTAGATCAAATAGAAGAGAAATCTTGACCCATAGTACAAGGGAAAATTCATCTAACTCAAAGATGCCTAGAAATTCTTGGGAGAAACCAAGAAAGCATTCACCAAACAGGCAGAGGACATACCATGACATGTATGAACAACATCCCGCAACCAACAAACATAGGTATGAACAGTGGCATCATGTTAGCTATCCCAGTAATCGTAATTATGACCTGAGGAGTCATGATCCCTTGCGGCCAGTGTTTGCTCCTACTGATTTTGATGCTAATGGATGCTATGATCCCCATTTATACCTGAGAGAAGCAGAACATGATATTCCTGGATGGAACAGTCCCTGTTTCGACCCTGGAAATCAGGAATATTTTACCAGTGGATGGCACGGTCCTCCTTATTGTCCAGCAAGACCAGAGGATGTAGACTATTCAAGGAATGTGAACAACTTGCCCTTTCGGGGATATGATGAGCGCGGCAATTTCATGCATGGTGAATACCGTGCAATGGGATTTGATCCTTCCTCTATTTATCCCCCCCTTCAGGTCAGCAACAATGGCACATATCAACCTTACCCAGATGTC containing:
- the LOC117860630 gene encoding uncharacterized protein isoform X3, with translation MMFDDDDDGVQPEFKAVHKYSFEVAKDEYVCFSILPFQFDENDKVGDCDSEKKVYLRGVMDKSLYLVHKQVVAWRVGLDCEQPNISVLSSEGNWVKLLDPWKCYKDEIARSILITVQMLHFLRKQHRDKRSLWDRLWDHLNEVFNKLGTKPAIDDLRKHHPLIKLFQERDPAFMKLKILHRFIGDITKTTEEPRASVTEVQFTGSDETHERNNDTDSVCGDDGNNDHSDYGDSNSDGDTNNDDGTDTLCALCDDGGRLLSCIGQCKRSFHPRKEDGRESKCKTLGYTSAQLKEIDSYLCKNCEYKEHQCFKCGELEPSAEPNAKVFKCNNPTCGHFYHPKCVAKLLLPDDSRGSCELAKRVRTGMSFTCPVHWCFECRRMEDRTQRAMQFAVCRRCPKSYHRECLPREISFETKDKNTKQRAWKLSGIVIIYCLKTSGRKKERSSSTSCNIAKKCVDRSVQISDKLHSHMQPSDMQDNLMDNPPVVKDAELDNEICRIPEDKDGNGKEKSSERSGKAEEATNKATSNENNEPNGVLGKNFVDIHTEADQSEFKSRAERSMELGENANGRDSILGQEISMGENQMCRNLCEQELRSGKRKNASNKSAKFGLGNGVVTPDHADDNPPEKLLHVPHVDKMTIIDKQHTQPEYCREKGREGNASHAFQEEPNNERNHVLDKIFVDIHADVDQSKFKSRSGRSMELGENADGDDSISGQEISMAENQMCRSLCEQESRSGNGKNASNESAKSGLGDVVVTPDHVDGNPPEKLLRVPHVDKMTITDRKHTQPEYGCDKDQEVNAGHAFQEEPNSSRCDVNRKAMAIDTSGDKSRKRRKLKEKAADGNNTDLDKNKRCNHIEDRWPNGSRCHDENGRTEVSEYKSIQSTRSNRREILTHSTRENSSNSKMPRNSWEKPRKHSPNRQRTYHDMYEQHPATNKHRYEQWHHVSYPSNRNYDLRSHDPLRPVFAPTDFDANGCYDPHLYLREAEHDIPGWNSPCFDPGNQEYFTSGWHGPPYCPARPEDVDYSRNVNNLPFRGYDERGNFMHGEYRAMGFDPSSIYPPLQVSNNGTYQPYPDVSVEGRGAAYGGRNREYGARSNYTFALGPQRPAAGSVMERYAPRLEETNNRPRG
- the LOC117860630 gene encoding uncharacterized protein isoform X4, which encodes MKLKILHRFIGDITKTTEEPRASVTEVQFTGSDETHERNNDTDSVCGDDGNNDHSDYGDSNSDGDTNNDDGTDTLCALCDDGGRLLSCIGQCKRSFHPRKEDGRESKCKTLGYTSAQLKEIDSYLCKNCEYKEHQCFKCGELEPSAEPNAKVFKCNNPTCGHFYHPKCVAKLLLPDDSRGSCELAKRVRTGMSFTCPVHWCFECRRMEDRTQRAMQFAVCRRCPKSYHRECLPREISFETKDKNTKQRAWKLSGIVIIYCLDHKICKPTGNAERGHIKFPHTPKITKVGGLAKKKDKMAGKRKKSIDQCSKKSTKVLNWLPREKIEHTQNSLEHMVLEPECSAMNLKEDLQIEPSVVDSRTKKRKTSGRKKERSSSTSCNIAKKCVDRSVQISDKLHSHMQPSDMQDNLMDNPPVVKDAELDNEICRIPEDKDGNGKEKSSERSGKAEEATNKATSNENNEPNGVLGKNFVDIHTEADQSEFKSRAERSMELGENANGRDSILGQEISMGENQMCRNLCEQELRSGKRKNASNKSAKFGLGNGVVTPDHADDNPPEKLLHVPHVDKMTIIDKQHTQPEYCREKGREGNASHAFQEEPNNERNHVLDKIFVDIHADVDQSKFKSRSGRSMELGENADGDDSISGQEISMAENQMCRSLCEQESRSGNGKNASNESAKSGLGDVVVTPDHVDGNPPEKLLRVPHVDKMTITDRKHTQPEYGCDKDQEVNAGHAFQEEPNSSRCDVNRKAMAIDTSGDKSRKRRKLKEKAADGNNTDLDKNKRCNHIEDRWPNGSRCHDENGRTEVSEYKSIQSTRSNRREILTHSTRENSSNSKMPRNSWEKPRKHSPNRQRTYHDMYEQHPATNKHRYEQWHHVSYPSNRNYDLRSHDPLRPVFAPTDFDANGCYDPHLYLREAEHDIPGWNSPCFDPGNQEYFTSGWHGPPYCPARPEDVDYSRNVNNLPFRGYDERGNFMHGEYRAMGFDPSSIYPPLQVSNNGTYQPYPDVSVEGRGAAYGGRNREYGARSNYTFALGPQRPAAGSVMERYAPRLEETNNRPRG
- the LOC117860630 gene encoding uncharacterized protein isoform X5; the encoded protein is MRHMKETMTLIVFVGMMATTIILITVTVTVMVILIMMMVLIHYVLYAMMEEDCSGQCKRSFHPRKEDGRESKCKTLGYTSAQLKEIDSYLCKNCEYKEHQCFKCGELEPSAEPNAKVFKCNNPTCGHFYHPKCVAKLLLPDDSRGSCELAKRVRTGMSFTCPVHWCFECRRMEDRTQRAMQFAVCRRCPKSYHRECLPREISFETKDKNTKQRAWKLSGIVIIYCLDHKICKPTGNAERGHIKFPHTPKITKVGGLAKKKDKMAGKRKKSIDQCSKKSTKVLNWLPREKIEHTQNSLEHMVLEPECSAMNLKEDLQIEPSVVDSRTKKRKTSGRKKERSSSTSCNIAKKCVDRSVQISDKLHSHMQPSDMQDNLMDNPPVVKDAELDNEICRIPEDKDGNGKEKSSERSGKAEEATNKATSNENNEPNGVLGKNFVDIHTEADQSEFKSRAERSMELGENANGRDSILGQEISMGENQMCRNLCEQELRSGKRKNASNKSAKFGLGNGVVTPDHADDNPPEKLLHVPHVDKMTIIDKQHTQPEYCREKGREGNASHAFQEEPNNERNHVLDKIFVDIHADVDQSKFKSRSGRSMELGENADGDDSISGQEISMAENQMCRSLCEQESRSGNGKNASNESAKSGLGDVVVTPDHVDGNPPEKLLRVPHVDKMTITDRKHTQPEYGCDKDQEVNAGHAFQEEPNSSRCDVNRKAMAIDTSGDKSRKRRKLKEKAADGNNTDLDKNKRCNHIEDRWPNGSRCHDENGRTEVSEYKSIQSTRSNRREILTHSTRENSSNSKMPRNSWEKPRKHSPNRQRTYHDMYEQHPATNKHRYEQWHHVSYPSNRNYDLRSHDPLRPVFAPTDFDANGCYDPHLYLREAEHDIPGWNSPCFDPGNQEYFTSGWHGPPYCPARPEDVDYSRNVNNLPFRGYDERGNFMHGEYRAMGFDPSSIYPPLQVSNNGTYQPYPDVSVEGRGAAYGGRNREYGARSNYTFALGPQRPAAGSVMERYAPRLEETNNRPRG